A single region of the Thermococcus paralvinellae genome encodes:
- a CDS encoding STT3 domain-containing protein: protein MEKLDKIFGPKFALSLIILIAAVFRLVPLRYKYLFGYDPYFHLAYIEESLKAGYWLKFITFANGPWGTKISHPLGLYLAPYYVYKVLSVFGVSLYDAFRVTPVIFGVLTIVFFYLAMFNLYGKREAFFSALFLSVMFGHVFRSMANYYRGDNYMLFWYSVALFGVSLALKKTRRAWRYKRFVFYLIPAFASGLAAIFWQAYYPIFAFLLTNAFFITLWAFFSGRQKYFADSIFLAISTAVGVLIAVKLGELYGYGMLWDNWTSRKIAKDLGLTLDNIKDIYLWSHLRVLVPLVLAFILVLFVFSRIKSLKFRLLLLSISILVSVTVFFKFPNRYILLLKEILTGFGIFTNAPILETQKSSFKDLFAAYSIVMFLAPFYLLRFRKPTIADFLNLGLIFPSLIMIYYWTRFLFIGSITVALMGGVGLITLYDTLTTRFEPSRRKMVALGVVFLVLIPIVAGVFGFERAYRERPFMNKHWENALIYLKKNSNENDVVLAWWDYGHWISYYARRAPLAQGTSNAWVAEYFLGRINNNQLMARGVDYIIVSYDTALKFGAILDTAKSEKKGHFLMILPLTSKIGALVFERGEYKILAKPGDKWDILIRSGNAVFSPKEAFLEYRGNITKLGLKEGKVADAYVYLNLNYDYAVLMTGKSFNTILAKLMFTNEYPENYKLVYSDGGYIKIFKFTHPNVEIKKEKSTIRFEVTDEDKEYTLCISGFYENGTRIFEKCVPISKNNAVLLELKIPEVRIIRYTLREKKRALDAGVFRVS from the coding sequence ATGGAAAAACTCGATAAGATATTTGGGCCAAAGTTTGCATTGTCTTTGATAATTTTAATTGCTGCAGTTTTTAGGCTTGTTCCTTTGAGATATAAGTATCTGTTTGGTTATGATCCTTATTTTCATTTAGCTTACATTGAGGAAAGCTTGAAAGCTGGATATTGGTTGAAGTTTATTACTTTTGCAAACGGTCCATGGGGTACTAAAATTTCTCACCCCCTTGGCTTGTATTTGGCTCCGTATTATGTTTATAAAGTTCTCTCAGTATTTGGTGTTTCCCTTTACGACGCTTTTAGGGTCACACCAGTAATTTTTGGAGTTTTGACGATAGTTTTCTTTTATCTGGCTATGTTTAATCTCTACGGAAAAAGGGAAGCATTCTTCTCAGCACTTTTTCTTTCCGTAATGTTCGGACATGTTTTCAGGTCAATGGCAAATTATTACAGAGGGGATAACTACATGCTCTTCTGGTATTCAGTTGCTCTGTTTGGAGTTTCTTTAGCTCTGAAAAAGACTAGAAGAGCTTGGAGATACAAGAGATTTGTTTTTTATTTGATTCCAGCGTTTGCAAGCGGTTTAGCTGCAATATTCTGGCAGGCGTATTATCCAATATTTGCTTTTTTATTAACAAATGCATTCTTCATTACACTCTGGGCTTTTTTCTCTGGAAGACAAAAATACTTCGCTGATTCTATATTTTTGGCAATTTCTACTGCTGTAGGAGTGTTAATTGCTGTAAAGCTTGGCGAGTTGTATGGGTATGGGATGCTGTGGGACAACTGGACATCTAGGAAGATTGCTAAGGATTTGGGATTAACTTTGGACAATATAAAGGATATTTATCTCTGGAGTCATCTCAGGGTCTTGGTTCCATTAGTGCTAGCGTTTATCCTAGTTTTGTTTGTTTTTAGTAGGATTAAAAGCCTTAAGTTTAGATTATTACTCCTTAGCATATCTATTTTGGTTAGTGTGACTGTATTTTTCAAGTTTCCAAATAGATATATCTTGTTGTTGAAGGAAATCCTAACAGGTTTTGGAATATTCACAAACGCACCAATTCTGGAAACTCAAAAAAGTTCATTTAAAGATTTATTTGCAGCGTATAGCATTGTAATGTTTTTGGCTCCCTTCTATTTGTTAAGATTTAGAAAGCCAACTATTGCAGACTTTTTAAATCTTGGTTTAATATTTCCAAGCTTGATCATGATCTACTACTGGACGCGCTTCCTATTTATTGGATCGATTACTGTTGCGTTAATGGGGGGAGTTGGGTTAATTACACTGTATGATACTTTAACAACAAGATTTGAGCCTAGCAGAAGAAAAATGGTTGCATTGGGTGTTGTTTTCTTAGTTTTAATTCCTATTGTTGCAGGAGTTTTTGGATTTGAGCGAGCGTACAGAGAGAGACCGTTTATGAATAAACACTGGGAAAATGCCCTAATTTATCTTAAGAAAAACTCTAATGAAAATGACGTTGTCTTGGCCTGGTGGGATTACGGCCATTGGATAAGCTACTATGCAAGAAGAGCCCCATTAGCTCAAGGTACCTCAAATGCATGGGTAGCTGAATACTTTCTTGGACGAATTAACAACAATCAACTAATGGCTAGAGGAGTTGATTACATTATTGTGTCCTATGATACTGCACTAAAATTTGGGGCAATTCTAGATACAGCAAAAAGTGAAAAGAAAGGACATTTTCTGATGATCTTGCCTTTAACTTCAAAGATTGGTGCTCTAGTATTTGAGCGGGGAGAATATAAGATCCTTGCAAAGCCTGGAGATAAGTGGGACATTTTAATCCGTAGTGGAAATGCAGTTTTCTCGCCAAAAGAGGCATTTTTGGAGTACAGGGGAAACATAACAAAGCTGGGATTAAAAGAGGGAAAAGTAGCAGATGCATACGTTTACTTAAACCTAAATTACGACTATGCTGTTTTAATGACTGGAAAGAGCTTTAATACAATTCTAGCTAAACTTATGTTCACAAATGAGTATCCTGAGAATTATAAACTGGTCTATTCTGATGGGGGGTATATTAAAATCTTCAAGTTTACACATCCAAACGTTGAGATAAAAAAAGAGAAATCTACTATTCGTTTTGAAGTGACAGATGAGGATAAAGAGTACACCCTTTGTATCTCAGGATTTTATGAAAATGGTACAAGAATCTTTGAGAAATGTGTCCCTATAAGCAAAAATAATGCCGTTCTTCTTGAACTTAAGATTCCTGAGGTTAGGATTATTAGATACACTCTTCGTGAGAAGAAGAGGGCTTTAGATGCTGGAGTTTTTAGAGTTAGTTAA
- a CDS encoding flippase, with protein sequence MDDEVEVNQALQKIAKGTGMVFVGSVISMFFGFLSRAVIARYFTTSEYGVFNLALTVLNIGLVFATLGFPSALPREVAFYKEKQPSQLCELISTALLITTLNSTFWVIILILEAENIAQIFNEEKLILALRVMILALPFASLTGLIVSISRGFGRVRENIYFKSVFFSSLFFIFILFGTLLKLSVTFIFSAYVLAQAFTFLALAFDVWKIKLFEFRISLNLKIGKEIVAFSLPLMLTGVLGYIMNWTDTLMLGYYKSSEVVGIYNAATPLARLLPMFLSSVAFIYMPIASSLYAQGKVKELKRVYQILTKWVFLLTLPFFTIIFIFPETSINFTFGNKYAGASQVLQILALGFMFHTFLGLNGLSLIVIGAPRLNLIGDLFAAIFNVFFNVLLIPNYGIIGASIATAISYFVANVFRSFWLYKKTGIHPFSWNYVKLLLISFVVLGCLKALNLRVNNVWYIVLILVLFLGVYFLLVLLSKSIDKEDIELLVIVKEKLKKTLLRESDNH encoded by the coding sequence ATGGATGATGAAGTTGAAGTTAATCAGGCACTTCAGAAGATTGCAAAAGGAACAGGAATGGTATTTGTGGGAAGTGTTATTTCAATGTTCTTCGGATTTTTAAGTAGGGCCGTGATTGCGAGGTATTTCACTACTTCAGAATATGGTGTTTTTAACCTTGCTTTAACTGTGCTTAACATAGGTTTGGTTTTTGCAACTCTCGGCTTCCCGAGTGCTCTTCCTAGAGAAGTTGCCTTTTACAAGGAGAAACAACCTTCTCAGCTTTGTGAGTTAATCTCAACTGCATTACTCATAACTACCTTAAATAGTACATTTTGGGTAATAATCTTAATACTTGAAGCTGAAAATATCGCCCAAATCTTTAATGAGGAAAAGTTGATCCTCGCTTTAAGGGTAATGATTTTAGCGTTGCCTTTTGCGTCGTTAACTGGATTAATAGTTTCAATCTCACGTGGATTTGGAAGAGTTAGAGAGAACATTTACTTTAAAAGCGTATTTTTCTCAAGCTTGTTTTTTATTTTCATCTTATTTGGTACACTTTTAAAGCTCTCTGTCACTTTCATTTTTTCAGCATATGTTTTAGCTCAAGCTTTTACTTTTTTAGCCTTAGCTTTTGATGTTTGGAAAATTAAGCTTTTTGAGTTTAGGATTTCTCTTAATTTAAAAATCGGAAAGGAGATTGTTGCTTTTTCTCTGCCATTGATGCTTACTGGAGTCTTGGGCTATATTATGAACTGGACAGATACTTTAATGCTTGGTTATTACAAGAGTTCTGAGGTGGTGGGAATTTATAATGCTGCTACTCCTTTAGCTAGACTCCTTCCAATGTTTTTGAGTTCTGTTGCGTTTATTTATATGCCAATTGCTTCTTCTCTCTATGCACAAGGTAAAGTTAAAGAGTTAAAGAGGGTATATCAAATTTTAACTAAGTGGGTATTTTTGCTTACTTTGCCTTTCTTCACCATCATATTTATATTTCCAGAAACAAGTATAAATTTTACATTTGGAAATAAGTATGCGGGGGCTTCACAAGTCCTCCAAATCTTAGCGTTAGGCTTTATGTTTCACACATTTTTAGGATTAAATGGGTTAAGTTTGATTGTCATTGGAGCGCCGAGGTTGAATTTAATTGGGGATCTTTTTGCTGCCATTTTTAATGTATTTTTTAATGTTCTACTAATTCCTAATTATGGGATAATTGGTGCTTCTATTGCTACCGCGATTTCTTATTTTGTTGCTAATGTTTTTAGAAGTTTTTGGCTTTACAAGAAGACAGGAATTCACCCTTTTAGTTGGAATTATGTAAAGCTTTTGCTGATTAGCTTTGTGGTTTTGGGATGTTTAAAAGCGTTAAATTTGAGAGTAAATAATGTTTGGTATATTGTTTTGATTTTAGTGTTGTTTTTAGGAGTCTACTTTTTGTTGGTTCTTCTTAGCAAGAGTATTGATAAGGAAGATATTGAGTTACTGGTGATAGTAAAAGAAAAATTAAAGAAGACATTACTAAGAGAATCCGATAATCATTAG